Genomic window (Macrobrachium nipponense isolate FS-2020 chromosome 35, ASM1510439v2, whole genome shotgun sequence):
tatataattaaaaatatatatataatatatataagatatatatatatatataggtaattataatataatataatatatatataatatatataatatttatatacctataaatatatatatatatatataatatataataataataaaattatataaattaaaaatatatatatatatatatcatatatatattatatatatatatatatatatatatatatatatatatatatatatatatatatatatatattataataatatatttaatactataatatatatatatattataatatataatattatatatatatattaataatataattactatatataagtattatatatataatatatatatattatatataattataaatataatagtataaatatatatatataataatataaattaaatatataaataattatatataatatattataatatatgtagaatatactggtcacttttttaccaaatacatataCAACTGCAGTAGctgcaatgccctcttaacttgttCAATTCTTTTCTCAATtagggatacgcttgtcactgcaaagccagaagatccaagttcaaataaACTTTCGAAGAAATTTCTTtggacttggatcttcaggctttgtagtgacaagtgtatccaaaaaagagcaaagaattcaacaggttaagagggcattatggctattatagttgcatatatatatatattataatatatataataatataatatatatatattatatatatatattatataatatattatatatatatatagtatataataatatttttataactattatatatatatatatatatatatatatatatatatatatattatatatatatcatatatatatatgtatatatagatactatatatatatatatatatatatatatataatatatatatatatatatatatatatatatatatatatatatatatatatatatatatatatatctatatatatatatatatatatatatatatatatatgtgtgtgtgtgtgtgtgtgatgtgtgtgatgtgtatgtatctatggCAAATATGAATACTTAATCATgacatatataaaaagtgatgctaagtataaataaaggtaatgccatggaggaaagTGAGAAAGCGAGaactgccaagatctttcggtctcgCCTTACgtttaagaccgaaagatctcggcagttcttgctttttcattttcctccatgacattacctttatttacacagacacacacacacacacacacacacacacacacatatatatatatatatatatacatatatatattatatatatgtatatatatatctatatatatatatatatatatatatatatatattatatatatatgtgtgtgtgtgtgtgtgtgtgtgtgtgtgtgtgtgtgtgtgtgtatatatatatatgattatattttctttgataaatgcTAATCAATAACAATTCgtctttctgtatgtatgtatgtatgtatgtatgtatgtaattgttgtatgtatgtatggtatgtatgtatgtattgtattgtatgtagtatgtatgtatataagatataaatgtctgtttgtatgtgGCATAACATGACATTAaaaaagttcctctctctctctctctctctctctctctctctctctctctctctctctctctctctctgctgttgatAAGCCTTATTATTAGATATGAAAGAAAGTCACTTACCATAACGAGAAAAAGACCGAGTAAATGCTGGTAAAGCGGTAACGGTAAGGTCCTCCAGCAGACGCCACCCTTCCCGGTGGCAAGTGGCATTCATTTCCGACCAGGTCTTCTTTTCCTTCACAATCTTCACACATCCCAGACCCTCGATGAGTTCAGCGGGGCTTTCGCACTGGAAtcctggaaggaggaggaggaggaggactgcagGAATGAGGAGGGTTACATAAGAGCCAAAATGACACTGAATGACATCAACAGTGATCTTTCATGAACTGATTTATAAGAGATAAGAAAGTAGATGATGAGATAACACAGTGAACTGAGCAATTCGACTCTTTTCTGCCGACTTTGTTCACAGACTTTTACTCTGAAGGAAAAATCTCAGAAGGACAAAGGTTCTTCTTCCCTTACCACAGGTTTTCCCATCACCCTCGTAAGGGGGTTTGCAAAAGCAGCTGTAACTCCCAATGGAGTTCTTGCATACTGCGTAGGGGCTGCACTCGGTCTTCCCTTGGGCGCACTCGTCGATGTCTGGTCATTAAGGAGAAAAGAGACTTGAAAAGGGTCCCTGTGGAGTGAAGGAAGTTGTCTCGTAGAGAGACAGGCAAAGGGTCTCCCTCCACACTGTAGGCACAATTTGAAAGTTGAAAATTCCACAGGAAGAAGAACCCAAGATGAACAAGGATCAAAAGAGGAAATTGATAACAGCATAAAAATCTAGAAACAACCTTTGAGGTCACTGAATAGATAAGAAACATGGAAGAACATTTTGCCACAAATCTGCCAGCAGGTCTTGGAAAGGTCCTGACATCGGTAAAAACAACATCAACTGGCCAACCAAACTAATTAAGGAATTGATGGAAAAGTTCATTGCAAAATGTTTGGGAATGTTGGCCatggaagaaggaaaacaaaagacaggtttcaaaggaaggaaggaaggtcggTCTGTTGGGAGAGGAAGTGAAGACgaacttgatgatgatgatgaggaggagcaGCAGATGAGGAATATCAGAGACAAGTGGCGGAAGTTCTGGGAAAGAGACTTGCTTGTTGGGAAAAATAATTGTTGAGTATTCTTGGTCAGTACTGGCAAAGAAGAGTCATAATTTGTTATTAGAAGATGTGTGGTGCAAATTCTGTAGAAAGTTGGTGTGGTGTGGaaacaaatggaagaaagagggaCATCATTATAACTTTTGTAAAAGATAagaatcaagaagaagaagaagaagaagaagaagaagaagaagaagaagaagaacagtaaCAATGTTgcatatcaataaatataaaagtctATGGCCTTTAAGATCATAAAACTTCCTGCTCTGACTTTCCTTTGCTTATAACATGTGCATAAAATCTTCACTGATCTATAAAACACTTCACTCAATCGGACACAACATTCGATTATTTAGGAAAATCACTAACAAAGTCTAAGGTACATCTGCTCTTCCCTTACCACAGGTTTGCCCATCTCCCTCGGAAGGTGGGTTGCAGGAGCAGCTGTAACTCCCAACGGAGTTCCTGCATGTTGCCAGGGGGCTGCACTCGTCCTTCCCTTGGGCGCACTCATCAACGTCTGTGAGATTCCATGGTAATAATCGATATggagaaaataagatgaaagaattgtaagaaaaaggaggaaaatgtCAAGACGATGAAAACAAagttagatgtatgtatgtatatagaaggTAATAATGAGTAAAACTTCAATGAAGCAGTCTGTCTTACCTTCACACTTTGAACCCTTCTGTGCAAAGCCAGAAGGGCAGGAACACATTCTCCCATCTCCCTCGGAAGGTGGGTTGCAGGAGCAGCTGTAACTCCCAACGGAGTTCCTGCATGTTGCCAGGGGGCTGCACTCGTCCTTCCCTTGGGTGCACCCATCGACGCCTGTTCGGGAGGCAATGATTAATAGTTTTGAGGAAAGAGGCCTTGTGGAATGTCCCTTTCTTTTGTTCTGAGGGAGGTTAGCTAGAGTCCTTTCAGGAGAAAAAGAGGGCTTGGACTTATTTCTAAAACATACATAAGGACTTGAAATTGATATGACGCTGGATAAAAGCAATTAAACCCTTAAATACGTATACAGATGATTACGAAACCAAAACCCGTTATGAAATCTgatataatttgtatattaaaGAAAGACAAATGCTCCTTGAAGCATGAAAGACAGTTGAAACAGTGACTTGGAATTCTATCCGTCTGATCCTATTATAGAAagagttttcatttctttctggAAGGTCATCAGGTGGACGAGGGTGAACTTTGAAGGGAGAAAGACCCACAAGAGACTGAAGCAATGAGCAGGGCTCAAAAATCGGGAGCCTCATCTATCTTGCTTTTGTGATTATTATGGAGTGAGACAGAAGTCTGAAAATGGGACACAGAAAAGAAAGGACGATGTCTCAAGGTTTGCATCTGTTGATATCAAGGAAGGCAATCAGAACTACCTAAACCTAGAATGAAAACCCTCAGGATTTGAGTGGTTCTTCAGGCATGTCCCATTTGTTGTTGTTAGAGGTAGActcaaaatatttcttaaaactggCTCCATATTCCTCGTGAAGTAGAATGACAAGGGAAGAAATTTTTATTCAATATGACTGTTACTTTAACAAAGGGAAATGTAATTATATTGATTCCTctcttttgccaaaaaaaaagaccTAAAAAGAGCAGGGAGGAAAGAAAGGCCACATGAGCAAAGCGATCATTTCTTCTGGTATTCAACGACGGATTTATGCAAAGTGTGgaagaacagaagaagaaaagaacacTGCAATGAGTATTTCTTTACATTACATTGCCTGAATATGGGGTGAATAAATGCATTTACTTTGCAAGGAGTCCTGGGTGTTGTTCACTGCACCTGAAAGAAACAAAGGCAAAGACTTGTAAAGTTTAACTTCTGTCAAGAATTCTAAATGGTGATTCATTTAGAAGCAAAGTCATTGCATGGGATCCATCCCAATTTCGAATGATTTGGTAGAAAGTGGATTATTATGATGAACAGACAGGCAATTAtgttgttatgaaaaaaaaaagagaaatatcatTATCTGGGTTACAAGTACCTTTCACGAGTTCCAGGTCAAGATGAAGTCCtccaaaaagaaatttattttgttgTCAATGATTCCAACAGAAAGATGAATGATGAGATCAATTCGTGATCATGATTACAAACTCAAATAATGCAAGTCAGAAAAAGACTGAGTTACTTACCTTGAGGAGTGTTTTCAGCATGGCCCAGCTTCTTATGcatttctgaaaatagaaaacaacGTTTCAAAAACACTGACTTCATTGATTCGAACCACAATATATAAGCGCAAATGTCAGTGATTTTGTTTCCAGCATTAATTCCCTCAAAGGTGAAGATTTGCACTGGACAACTGCACGCAGGATTCAAACCTACCTGGGATTTCCTGCAGAAGTTCCTCAAATCCTGAATGATGCACGACAGGTAAAAGAgaacaataatattgtttttttcaatGAGGAACAAATTCCTCTCAGTTGAAGATGAGAAGAAACTTTAGGGATGTGTCATATAAGAGATAGAATTAAATCATCTCAAAATAAATTTAACGGTAATAGTGGCATTGCTGCTATGTCAGCTGAACATGAATGCAGTCCTTACCTGAAAGCTTCGCTAGTATGTCGTTCTGCTTCTGCTGAAGGTCTCCATATCCtgaaagagagcagagagagaccaTCTGGTCAAACCTTTCAGTGAAGTTATGAGTGAAAAGGAGATACACTGTTTCAGATACCTCCAAAAGGTAGACCATATAGTACTTTGCTTGGAAGGTAAAAAATACTTATCATTTGTTATGTGAGAGATAAAATTCAATAATCTGAAAAATAATTGACAGTAATAGCGGCATTGCTACTATGTCAGCTGAACATGAATGCATTCCTTACCTGAAAGCTTTGCTAGTATGTCGTTCTGCTTCTGCTGAAGGTCTCCATATCCtgaaagagagcagagagagaccaTCTGGTCAAACCTTTCAGTGAAGTTATGAGTGAAAAGGAGATACACTGTTTCAGATACCTCCAAAAGGTAGACCATATAGTACTTTGCTTGGAAGGTAAAAAATACTTATCATTTGTTATGTGAAAGATAAAATTCACTAATCTGAAAAATAATTGACAGTAATAGCGGCATTGCTACTATGTCAGCTGAACATGAATGCATTCCTTACCTGAAAGCTTTGCTAGTATGTCGTTCTGCTTCTGCTGAAGGTCTCCATATCCtgaaagagagcagagagagaccaTCTGGTCAAACCTTTCAGTGAAGTTATGAGTGAAAAGGAGATACACTGTTTCAGATACCTCCAAAAGGTAGACCATATAGTACTTTGCTTGGAAGGTAAAAAATACTTATCATTTGTTATGTGAGAGATAAAATTCAATAATCTGAAAAATAATTGACAGTAATAGCGGCATTGCTACTATGTCAGCTGAACATGAATGCATTCCTTACCTGAAAGCTTTGCTAGTATGTCGTTCTGCTTCTGCTGAAGGTCTCCATATCCtgaaagagagcagagagagaccaTCTGGTCAAACCTTTCAGTGAAGTTATGAGTGAAAAGGAGATACACTGTTTCAGATACCTCCAAAAGGTAGACCATATAGTACTTTGCTTGGAAGGTAAAAAATACTTATCATTTGTTATGTGAAAGATAAAATTCAATAATCTGAAAAATAATTGACAGTAATAGCGGCATTGCTACTATGTCAGCTGAACATGAATGCATTCCTTACCTGAAAGCTTTGCTAGTATGTCGTTCTGCTTCTGCTGAAGGTCTCCATATCCTgaaaggagagcagagagagaccaTCTGGTCAAACCTTTCAGTGAAGTTGTAAGTGAAGAGGAAATACACTGTTTCAGATACTTCCAAAAGGTAGACCAGATACTACTTTGCTTGGAAGGTtagaaatatttatcaaatgttACTTGAGAGGTAAAATTCAATAATACCTAATCTGCAAATGACAATAATTGGTGTTACTGCTCTGTCAACTGGAAAGTGAATTGATCCTTACCCTTGAGTATTTCCAGTGTCTCATTTTGCTTCTGCTTAAAGTCTGCCATTTctggaaagaaaatggaaatgacttGGCTTTATTTCAGTGACTTGATTTAAAATGAGAAGTCATTATTCTCAAAGACAAAGACTCAAGTGTCATTCATCTACAAGGCTAGCagcttctgtaaaagaaatttcTCCATACGTATGTGATCACAAGGGAAAACAAATTAATAAGATAACAATTAGAGAGATTTCTTAactgataaataaacatttacacaTAATCATCAACACATGTCAGCAAAACGAAGGCAATGTTGCCTGTTGCTTTAAAGTATCATTACAGATCCTTTGAAACTGAAGGACAATCAGCATCAACAAGACTAAAGTGAATATCGTCCACAGTGTGAGAGCACTTGAGGGCTCCTGGTGTGAGTCTGCCTGTGACTCACAATGTAGCATCCCACTGGAATGAGAAGAATGGTATGCCCTGTAAAGTAAGCAGCTTGTAGATAGTTCTGGAGGAAACTTACAAAACCGTTACAAGGGAAATCACGTGCAGTAAGATGGGCTCATCAAATAGGGTTGAGTTTTCCTAGAGCTCAGTCCATCTGTCTGACAAAACCACTCCCAAGCCCTTCCCCACAGGCTGGAACATCTGTGATCACTCAGTTCAGGTCATTGCATGAATaagactgagacgttcttcagcTGGTGCCAATCAGAAATGGACACTTTAATAATACTAGGGCTGACCTATTATGATTAGTATGAAACCtccagaaataacaaaagctgcATTGGTGACAGTCTGCTTGTTTCAAACACATTTTCTCCTGGAGGTCATCAAATATGAAGTCACCTGCACTAGAGTAACAGAAAACTTGAAATAATGAGTTGGAAAAGAATTTCctggtatataaaataaaaataattgacataatTAATGATGAATATAAGAACAGTGCACCAAGATGAGAGCTTATGGGAAGAAGAAACTTCAAGGTTACCAAAAAGCAATCTAGAAAAATCCCTGCAGCCAAGCAGGCCACAGGATAGACCCAGAATACCAAGCGGGGCAAAACCAGCCATCAAGCAGTCCTAtactccctacctccctcccacCTCAACCGGAGGAGGGAAGACAATGACGatggaagagcagagagagagagaatgaagaagacCAAGTCCAGAGGAAGGCACTGTTCTTGCAGTCACTCAGATGACACTTATCCTCCAATTAGCCTTTCTGACAAAtcctctggcaaaaaaaaaaaaaaaaaaaaaaaaaaaaaagcatcagagGGAAGTGGACTTGATGGTTTTCCCTCAAACAAGAAAAGACAACAAAAAGGTTGTTTgtacaataaaatacaaacagcaatGATTTGAAAATCACCTCATTGAGGGTGACTTTAGAATTGGTTAAAGGAGTTATATGATTTCAATTTCTGTAACAATCATAGATTGTTAAAATGTTAACAGTGGATGATTTTCTACATTACCTTTCGATGTGTCATCGATAAGTTTTCGTACAACTGTAGTGAGAATTTCTGTGCGACCCTGGCAATGGGTGAAATGCACCCATGTCAGGATAAAAGGGATAATAGATAATATTACACTGAGCCTCATCCCTCTGACTGGCTCTCCCTTGCAGCCCTGGGTCTTTATATGCCCAGTCCTCTCGAGGATAAATTGGCTAGACGCATGACTCAGTCCACTGTCCAAGGACATTGTGTCTTTTTCTTAAGGTCACAGTTCAAGTGGATGACAGACAGATgggtctggtttttgtttaatgtatgtaggtcactgtctacttttgttatgcctttcagtattttcattgtttttattagttctcctcacaatcgtcgtgtttctaagccatacatgttcaggctctctagtcgtctttggtaacctatttgcctgatggatggaattaactttattgctcttgcttgtactccttctaatctatttatgtcttttcttagtgttggtgaccaaaactgtactgcatatacaagatggggtctaactattgatgtgcagagttgcagcaccgtttccttgtttctgtatttgaactgcatctattgctctactactgtcgtaaataccaagcatgttatgaaaaaactccaagaagtTTAATAGGCAGGATCTATTTTGTCTAAAACCGTGTTAactgtttaacaagttgtttctatcaatgtgatacACAATTTGGTCTGCAATTATGGGCTCAAAAATCTTGCACACGACCAATGTTAGACAGATTGGTTTATAATTTCCCaactcttctcttggaccttttttgtaaactgggggcacatttcctagtttccatccttttggtccCTTTACTTATttagcactttttctgtagagtttatataggtgaggcaCTATCTCCTCtattagctctttaatttctcttggatgaatctcatctgggccaggagatttgaacttgctgagtttgtctattttgtgtttaatgtcctcttctataaatattattttgtccagtggttctgccactCCATATtcaatagcaggttccggtattgaggtagtgtcttcacttgtgaatacactagtaaaaaacttattcaatcactctgctttttccaagtctgagttcaccaggttacctttATTGCCCCTTAAGGGACCTATGTTATTTCTTactggtttcctactattaacatgcacaaagaattcttttgggttttctttacaaactgttgcaactctcttatcctcatttatctttgcatttcttactaatttgtccaccaatctttagagttctttatgcctgcttgcttccagtggtgttgggtgtgagttcattgatttgtgcagtctgtctctttctcttatggtatttttaatttctttgttgaaccacttaggctgagggttgccatttgttagtatttgccttaattaatggtatacatctagagcgtttttctgtgtattcctcatggaaggcttcccagtgtttatctatgcctgtgttcacgtcgtactctagatttttaacgtcCTATAGCTTTTTCAGATCTTGTCGatggtagtctaatctcattaatatcttcttctatttttcattttgaacattaatttgaaatgagataattttatggtcgcttttgcctagatttgcacctactgaaagatcagacactagattatcttctgttgacagaacgagagagagagagagagagagagagagagagagagagagagagagagagagagagagatacttgtcGAATTCATGACTAGATTTATAACATTGTAAACTGATCTATTATCTTTAATGTAATTCTTTGactttcaccagagagagagagagagagagagagagagagagagagagagagagagagagagagagagagagagttggttgcAAGCTGGTAACCTCCAAGAAAAGAGACCAGTGGTACCTCTCAAATTCTCTTTAATTCACTTATTTCTCAACACACAAGATTTAACTATCAGGCAATCACGGAAGACTCCAATTGACCTTTTGAGTTTTGAGACCTGGCTTCTCCTTCATGACCCTTTCAAATTTACTTGACATTCAAAGAaggctctctctgtctgtctgtctgtctgtctgtctctctcttggcACTGATTATTATGTGTCTCATAATCTATATAACTAACTCTTTTATATCAGTTGTTGTTTGCTACAGCTTCTCAGTGTAAATATAGCCTtattccagatattattattattattattattattattattattattattattattattattattaacaaagaaattgtCTAACTTTCATTCAAAATCGTCGAGCAATTTCTCTCGtagtttcttcagagagagagagagagagagagagagagagacagagagagctggAGAAATCTCGAACGAATTCATATCCCCTTCAGCAATCTCCATCATCTCTCATTTCCTACTCGACCGAGGAAGAGAGACGTCTCTATGAATGAAAGATGACTACAACACCTGTTGaacgttttccttttctttttgctttttctttttcctcaggtgcctttttcttcttcttcttcttcttcttcttctttttccttctttcttcttcttcttcttcttcttcttcttcttcttctttttcttcttcttcttctttatatcaTAAATATGCTGACATTCTTCTTACTTCTGAATCATTACAAATCCCTTTCATACTCTGACACTACGAGTTCCGATACAGATGATCATCAATAGACAATTTGGGGCTTTGTCTAGCCTCTGAGTATGGAGTAAgatattaaaatatgtatatatatatatatatatatatatatatatatatatatatatatatatatatatatatatataggttttgggctgttgccttgtataataaggcgccctatgaggtaatgttagacttgcgataatcttacgctaagtcggttggtattgaacttccatattcaatggagtgtcttggggtttgtagatcacttacgaagccggtattatcttctttggttatgacgacgatgtgttaaactcatgatgattcggtgatgaggtgaggatctagtagaaaccacgaagtacaaaaatacttatatgttctgaatttacatggtgaagatcaagtaggattgtacagtcttctaatgacgatagcttgatcgcttctgccaatgatgatggctaattctattctctctacatgataaagtttaggtaaagaggtacaggtcttctaatgacgatggctaactctattctgctgcgcctaccatctcagttacaagttatgaaggaagcagatagtagctcgaacatatgaacatacaatcagatgacatagttacatacgaacacacaatcagatgacatagttactaatcacgtaggccgcttgagctataggtcacggtgtttgtctcaagcaggaagcttggactcaagtttataaacaaatgaatgactacaggtgacggcatgtcaacttagcctacatactttattgtatacatcatctttagcgtctctggtctgatcacattcctgcaagcaatctggttgacctcttttatatatatggactaacattccatatttttattatgtaaacacttacatatatatatatatatatatatatatatatatatatatatatatatatatatatatatattatataatttgtcaaggacattataataataatcatcttatCATAGTTGGACCAAAGTGTATTCTTGGTGAAAGTGTCATTAATGTCCTCCATGGCGCCTGAACTCTCTTgaagcgtctgtctgtctgtctgggttTTCCTTCTCTCGCTCATCAAACAATTTGTTCTAATGGACAAAGTTGATGACCTTCCCTCCCTCACCCAGTTGCTTGCACCACTTTTCAAcagtcattgagagagagagagaggccaaacaGAATGGGGAAAACACACTCGACACTGGAGGAGTCTGTGTGGCATGGATGGATGACATAATCACCCAATGTGTCGATCGTTTTTCGAAAGAAAGACATGGTCAGAATTAGGTCCCTGACGTTGATGTGTTGTGCTTTTGCTGCTTGTCTTCTCTGTAGATGCATTAGTGCActtacgcacgcacgcacacgcacacgcacgcaaacTTCTGCAAGCGCAAAGGCAAATATTGTGAGGTCGAGTGCATTGAGAGTTTGCAGGAATAAATTACAGCCCCTTCCCAAATCCTggacaatcagagagagagagagagagagagagagagagagagagagagagagagagagagagagatgtgtggggCTAAAATCAAGCACTTGATATTCAACGAACTGTTCCTCCTCAGCAACAACGTTCCTCCGTGATATACCTTACTGCGCCAGGGTAGTTGTGTGATAAGAATATGATGGAATTAATAAAGAGGCAGAAATGTTGTAGATATGAGAGACTTGGCTAAAACAACATTGATGTTGAATGGATGAATGTTGATCATGAAATTAAAATTTAGGAGTTCTGAGTTGCACATCATGGGAAATGAGGACTCTATTCAAATATGTTATTAGTTGACCACAGAACAAATTTCTAAAGAAACATATTTTTTGTAAACGGACATAACTGTAAGGATTCTTTTTCTTTGTACTTTCAGCCTTTAACCGTACTTTACTCAACTGTGCTTTTCTATGTTACTTCTAACCTTTTTCTATTTCTTCAaaagcagaaaaacaaaaaaacaaaaaaaataagaaagacaaacATATGTATACCCAATTTACTTTGTATTTCAGATTTTCCATAAACCCTGATACAAGATCCGAGACTTGTCCATCAGAAAAGAAAGTCAATGAcagacaatcaaagaaatatagcCTCCATGAAGTTTCGAAGATAATACATGAAAACAACTGTGGGGTTCTAACAACAATCCATGAAGGGACAAGATTCGATTTTTGAGGAATTGAAAGCGGAAGAGGCCTTTTCATACAGAATGAGGGGGTGATATCTGGCCAACTTGGTTGCCTTGCTACAAGGTAAACGCCAGCTGGATGTGAAACTTGGAAGGGATTACGTTGCTAGGGCGCATTTGTAaatgcccccctctctctctctctctctctctctctctctctctctctctctctctctctctctctctctctctcttcttgtttgtAATAGAGTTAGGAACCAAACACTAAACCGCCTTTATTTGACAAAGGGATCGCTTTTTCTGTAAGAGAGCCTTGTGAagtactgatttatttattatgaaaataaagtccTTGAAGGGTTACATTCATGAGTCTACAACACTAATAGGGAAGTTGAAGTTATTGGATTAATAATGGTCATTTTGTTGATCCATCTGTCTCCTCTCTTACCCTGTAGAAATTGTAATGCATTTCACTGCAAACGGAAGTATAGATTC
Coding sequences:
- the LOC135208391 gene encoding thrombospondin-4-like isoform X7, with the translated sequence MRLSVILSIIPFILTWVHFTHCQGRTEILTTVVRKLIDDTSKEMADFKQKQNETLEILKGYGDLQQKQNDILAKLSGYGDLQQKQNDILAKLSGYGDLQQKQNDILAKLSGYGDLQQKQNDILAKLSGYGDLQQKQNDILAKLSEMHKKLGHAENTPQGVDGCTQGKDECSPLATCRNSVGSYSCSCNPPSEGDGRMCSCPSGFAQKGSKCEDVDECAQGKDECSPLATCRNSVGSYSCSCNPPSEGDGQTCDIDECAQGKTECSPYAVCKNSIGSYSCFCKPPYEGDGKTCGFQCESPAELIEGLGCVKIVKEKKTWSEMNATCHREGWRLLEDLTVTALPAFTRSFSRYGSTWIGAYGGKWQESGIPLKEDLWRVGYQPDSARWHCGVAAFDPHSSLVKVGHRDCLTTTWGYCQLLLQ
- the LOC135208391 gene encoding uncharacterized protein LOC135208391 isoform X1, whose protein sequence is MRLSVILSIIPFILTWVHFTHCQGRTEILTTVVRKLIDDTSKEMADFKQKQNETLEILKGYGDLQQKQNDILAKLSGYGDLQQKQNDILAKLSGYGDLQQKQNDILAKLSGYGDLQQKQNDILAKLSGYGDLQQKQNDILAKLSGFEELLQEIPEMHKKLGHAENTPQGAVNNTQDSLQSVDGCTQGKDECSPLATCRNSVGSYSCSCNPPSEGDGRMCSCPSGFAQKGSKCEDVDECAQGKDECSPLATCRNSVGSYSCSCNPPSEGDGQTCDIDECAQGKTECSPYAVCKNSIGSYSCFCKPPYEGDGKTCGFQCESPAELIEGLGCVKIVKEKKTWSEMNATCHREGWRLLEDLTVTALPAFTRSFSRYGSTWIGAYGGKWQESGIPLKEDLWRVGYQPDSARWHCGVAAFDPHSSLVKVGHRDCLTTTWGYCQLLLQ
- the LOC135208391 gene encoding thrombospondin-4-like isoform X14, producing the protein MRLSVILSIIPFILTWVHFTHCQGRTEILTTVVRKLIDDTSKEMADFKQKQNETLEILKGYGDLQQKQNDILAKLSGYGDLQQKQNDILAKLSGYGDLQQKQNDILAKLSEMHKKLGHAENTPQGAVNNTQDSLQSVDGCTQGKDECSPLATCRNSVGSYSCSCNPPSEGDGRMCSCPSGFAQKGSKCEDVDECAQGKDECSPLATCRNSVGSYSCSCNPPSEGDGQTCDIDECAQGKTECSPYAVCKNSIGSYSCFCKPPYEGDGKTCGFQCESPAELIEGLGCVKIVKEKKTWSEMNATCHREGWRLLEDLTVTALPAFTRSFSRYGSTWIGAYGGKWQESGIPLKEDLWRVGYQPDSARWHCGVAAFDPHSSLVKVGHRDCLTTTWGYCQLLLQ
- the LOC135208391 gene encoding uncharacterized protein LOC135208391 isoform X8, which gives rise to MRLSVILSIIPFILTWVHFTHCQGRTEILTTVVRKLIDDTSKEMADFKQKQNETLEILKGYGDLQQKQNDILAKLSGYGDLQQKQNDILAKLSGYGDLQQKQNDILAKLSGYGDLQQKQNDILAKLSEMHKKLGHAENTPQGAVNNTQDSLQSVDGCTQGKDECSPLATCRNSVGSYSCSCNPPSEGDGRMCSCPSGFAQKGSKCEDVDECAQGKDECSPLATCRNSVGSYSCSCNPPSEGDGQTCDIDECAQGKTECSPYAVCKNSIGSYSCFCKPPYEGDGKTCGFQCESPAELIEGLGCVKIVKEKKTWSEMNATCHREGWRLLEDLTVTALPAFTRSFSRYGSTWIGAYGGKWQESGIPLKEDLWRVGYQPDSARWHCGVAAFDPHSSLVKVGHRDCLTTTWGYCQLLLQ